A DNA window from Candidatus Deferrimicrobiaceae bacterium contains the following coding sequences:
- the alaS gene encoding alanine--tRNA ligase — MTQTGAQLRSAFLAFFERNGHKIMPSSSLVPSNDPTLLFTNAGMVQFKDYFLGQQIPEHRRATTAQRCLRVSGKHNDLENVGYTARHHTLFEMLGNFSFGDYFKKDAIRLGWEFLTKEVGLDASRMTVSVFREDDEAYDLWHKTMGLPASQIVRFDEKDNFWTMGPTGPCGPCSEILYDQGEGVGCGKPTCGPGCDCDRFLEIWNLVFMQFNQDEHGVKTPLPKPSIDTGMGLERLAGVIQGVTSNYDTDLFRPLIEKVARLSGHLYGDHQPHDASMRVIADHARATAFLIADGILPSNEGRGYVLRRIMRRALRHGKKLGFTGPFLHQVAGEVVKEFGAAYPELGQSASFIDTVTVQEEKRFLETLDAGLKMVEDEFARMQAAGRTVFAGDVAFKLYDTYGFPVDLTGDLCRERNATLDTAGFEVEMEKQRTQSRASWKGGEVGVSDAVASELSGSGVTVEFVGYDRLAAAGKVKALFKAGARVASVAEGDEADLVTDVTPFYGEGGGQVGDTGTGKGKGGLRLDVTAARRPTPDLVVHRVKLLAGSLKEGDPIDFQVDEPTRRRTQANHTSTHLLQAALRKVLGTHVKQAGSYVGPDKLRFDFNHFESVPAEALATIEDLVNEAIFAGKPVTSESLAYDAAVAAGAMAFFGEKYGDVVRMVSVPDVSRELCGGTHVRNTSEIGLFRITSETALAAGVRRIEATTGPGAFLHMRSEAQLLHGLARELKVGVADVPERVQKLATQVKSLEKELSEAKRRVAKDFVGELLGQAAEVGGVKIVAAQVESMDAAALRELADALKGKLGSGLLLLASVQEGRCSLIAGVTQDLTARFSANDIVKKAAAFVGGGGGGRKDMAQAGGGNLDGLPQALASLAEWSK, encoded by the coding sequence ATGACCCAGACCGGCGCCCAGCTCCGCAGCGCATTCCTGGCCTTTTTCGAGCGGAACGGCCACAAGATCATGCCCAGTTCCTCGCTGGTGCCCAGCAACGATCCCACATTGCTGTTCACCAACGCGGGCATGGTCCAGTTCAAGGACTACTTCCTCGGCCAGCAGATCCCCGAGCATCGCCGGGCAACCACCGCCCAGCGCTGCCTCCGCGTCAGCGGCAAGCACAACGACCTCGAGAACGTCGGATACACCGCCCGCCACCACACGCTCTTCGAGATGCTCGGCAACTTCTCCTTCGGCGACTATTTCAAGAAAGACGCGATCCGCCTCGGCTGGGAGTTCCTCACCAAAGAGGTCGGGCTCGACGCAAGCCGCATGACCGTCTCCGTCTTCCGCGAAGACGACGAAGCTTATGACCTCTGGCACAAGACGATGGGGCTTCCCGCCTCCCAGATCGTCCGCTTCGACGAGAAAGACAATTTCTGGACGATGGGCCCCACCGGCCCGTGCGGCCCCTGTTCCGAAATCCTCTACGACCAGGGCGAGGGTGTCGGTTGCGGCAAGCCCACGTGCGGTCCCGGCTGCGACTGCGACCGCTTCCTCGAAATCTGGAACCTCGTGTTCATGCAGTTCAACCAGGACGAGCACGGCGTCAAGACGCCGCTCCCCAAGCCCAGCATCGACACGGGCATGGGGCTCGAGCGGCTCGCCGGCGTAATCCAGGGCGTCACCAGCAACTACGACACCGACCTGTTCCGGCCGCTCATCGAGAAGGTCGCGCGCCTGTCCGGGCACCTCTACGGCGACCACCAGCCGCACGACGCCTCCATGCGCGTCATCGCCGACCACGCCCGCGCCACCGCGTTCCTCATCGCCGACGGCATCCTGCCCTCAAACGAGGGGCGAGGCTACGTGCTTCGCCGCATCATGCGTCGCGCGCTGCGCCACGGCAAGAAGCTCGGCTTCACCGGGCCGTTTCTCCACCAGGTGGCCGGCGAGGTCGTCAAGGAGTTCGGCGCCGCCTACCCAGAGCTCGGCCAGAGCGCGTCGTTCATCGACACCGTCACCGTCCAGGAAGAGAAGCGCTTCCTCGAGACGCTCGACGCGGGGCTCAAGATGGTCGAGGACGAGTTCGCGCGCATGCAGGCCGCCGGCCGCACCGTCTTCGCGGGCGACGTCGCCTTCAAGCTCTACGACACCTACGGTTTCCCGGTCGACCTCACCGGCGACCTGTGCCGCGAGCGCAACGCAACGCTCGACACGGCCGGCTTCGAGGTCGAGATGGAAAAGCAGCGCACCCAGTCGCGCGCCTCCTGGAAGGGGGGCGAGGTGGGCGTCTCCGATGCCGTCGCCTCCGAACTATCCGGCTCCGGCGTCACGGTCGAATTCGTCGGCTACGACCGGCTGGCGGCGGCGGGCAAGGTCAAGGCGCTCTTCAAGGCCGGCGCGCGCGTCGCGTCCGTCGCCGAGGGCGACGAAGCCGACCTCGTCACCGACGTCACCCCGTTCTACGGCGAGGGGGGCGGGCAGGTCGGCGACACGGGCACCGGCAAGGGCAAGGGCGGCCTCCGCCTCGACGTGACCGCCGCACGGCGCCCCACGCCCGATCTCGTCGTCCACAGGGTCAAGCTGCTGGCCGGCTCCCTCAAGGAAGGCGACCCGATCGACTTCCAGGTCGACGAGCCCACGCGCCGCCGCACCCAGGCCAACCACACATCGACGCACCTGCTCCAGGCGGCGCTGCGCAAGGTGCTCGGCACCCACGTCAAGCAGGCCGGCTCCTACGTCGGTCCCGACAAGCTGCGTTTCGACTTCAACCACTTCGAGAGCGTTCCCGCCGAGGCGCTCGCCACGATCGAAGACCTGGTCAACGAGGCGATCTTCGCCGGCAAGCCGGTCACCTCCGAATCCCTCGCCTATGACGCCGCGGTCGCTGCGGGCGCGATGGCCTTTTTCGGCGAGAAATACGGCGACGTCGTCCGGATGGTCTCCGTCCCCGACGTCAGCCGCGAGCTGTGCGGCGGCACGCACGTCCGCAACACCTCCGAGATCGGCCTGTTCCGAATCACCTCCGAGACGGCGCTCGCCGCGGGCGTCCGTCGCATCGAGGCGACGACCGGCCCCGGCGCCTTCCTTCACATGCGTTCCGAGGCGCAGCTGCTCCACGGCCTCGCACGCGAGCTCAAGGTCGGCGTCGCCGACGTCCCCGAACGCGTCCAGAAACTCGCGACCCAGGTCAAGTCGCTCGAGAAGGAGCTGTCCGAGGCCAAGCGCCGGGTGGCCAAGGACTTCGTCGGCGAACTGCTCGGCCAGGCGGCCGAAGTCGGCGGCGTCAAGATCGTCGCAGCCCAGGTCGAGTCGATGGACGCGGCCGCGCTTCGCGAGCTGGCCGACGCCCTCAAGGGGAAGCTCGGCAGCGGCTTGCTGCTGCTCGCCTCGGTTCAAGAGGGCCGCTGCTCCCTGATCGCCGGCGTCACCCAGGACCTGACCGCCCGCTTCTCCGCCAACGACATCGTCAAGAAGGCGGCCGCTTTCGTCGGCGGCGGGGGCGGTGGCCGAAAAGACATGGCCCAAGCCGGCGGCGGCAACCTCGACGGCCTCCCCCAGGCGCTCGCCTCGCTCGCGGAGTGGTCGAAGTAG
- a CDS encoding IS110 family transposase, with protein MQSPVAWVGMDVHKASIVGAVVGEAGDVVDRWEIPNTPVGNERLAGRLAVLGDARCVYEAGPCGYALHRLLAARGIRCEVIAPALIPRKPGDRVKTDRRDAEKLARMHRMGELTSILVPTEEQEALRDLLRCREDARNDLMRGRHRLGKFMLRRGRRYEGKAWSKSHWEWFRSQAFDDGNAQTVFLEYVHIVEQGIDRIARLDKRIVAEASRPAIAPIVGRLRALRGIDTLTALTLVSELVDIQRFGNPRELMAFVGLVPSEHSSGGKQSRGHATKTGNVHARKTLMESAWHYRQPPDRPGLPIRKRRESQSPGVVGIALKAEARLHKKFVDMMARGKRPGVTKVAVARELAGFVWAVARAA; from the coding sequence ATGCAGAGTCCGGTTGCGTGGGTCGGGATGGACGTCCACAAGGCATCTATCGTGGGCGCGGTCGTCGGGGAGGCTGGGGATGTCGTCGACCGGTGGGAGATTCCGAATACCCCCGTGGGTAACGAACGGCTTGCCGGACGGCTGGCCGTTCTGGGGGACGCCCGGTGCGTTTACGAGGCGGGCCCGTGCGGGTATGCGCTGCATCGCCTCCTGGCGGCCAGGGGAATCCGTTGCGAGGTCATCGCGCCGGCGCTGATCCCGAGGAAGCCGGGCGACCGGGTGAAGACCGACAGGCGGGACGCGGAGAAACTGGCGCGGATGCACCGGATGGGGGAATTGACGTCGATCCTGGTCCCGACGGAGGAGCAGGAGGCGCTGCGGGATCTGCTTCGCTGCCGGGAGGATGCCCGGAACGATCTGATGCGGGGACGCCACCGGCTGGGGAAGTTCATGCTTCGTCGCGGGAGGCGATACGAAGGGAAGGCGTGGTCGAAATCCCACTGGGAATGGTTCCGCTCCCAGGCGTTCGATGATGGAAATGCGCAGACGGTTTTCCTGGAGTACGTCCATATCGTCGAACAGGGAATCGACCGGATTGCTCGACTGGACAAGCGGATCGTGGCAGAGGCCTCCCGGCCTGCCATCGCGCCAATCGTGGGGCGTCTTCGGGCGTTGCGGGGCATAGACACCTTGACGGCGCTGACGCTTGTTTCGGAACTGGTCGATATCCAGCGATTCGGCAATCCACGCGAGCTGATGGCTTTCGTCGGGTTGGTGCCCTCGGAGCATTCGAGCGGGGGAAAGCAGAGTCGGGGGCACGCCACCAAGACGGGGAATGTGCATGCGCGGAAAACGCTCATGGAAAGCGCGTGGCATTATCGGCAACCGCCCGATCGGCCCGGGTTGCCCATCAGGAAACGGAGGGAAAGCCAGTCGCCCGGGGTGGTCGGCATTGCCCTGAAGGCGGAGGCTCGATTGCACAAGAAGTTCGTGGATATGATGGCGAGGGGGAAACGGCCCGGCGTCACGAAGGTGGCGGTCGCGCGGGAACTGGCCGGTTTCGTGTGGGCAGTCGCCAGGGCTGCATGA